The DNA region ATACTCTTGCACTATTTCAAAATCACTCATAGTATAGTAATTTTTTTCTTTTACATTATCATATCTATAAAAGTGCTGAAGCTCTTTTTTACTCATTGCCATATTTCTACTAACTGATTTATTGTATTGTCTTAAATCTTTTGCTTTTGCAGTTGGTTTTTGTAGTTTTGCTTGAAGTCCATTAATGCCTATTTCTTTATCAGGTAAAACAAGCTTAACGCTTTGATTACGCTTATAAGCTACGTAATGTATAGTTTCATAAAAACCATTAATAGATACTATAATAGCGTCTATTGTAAAGTCAGTTGAGAGCATTTTTTCACCACTAGCCATTTTAAAAGGATCAGCAATTAAATCACAACTTATATAACCATTGTTATATAAATTTGTCATTTCTTCTAGATCTTGTAAAAAATCTCTTCCTTTGATTTTTCTATAAAAGTGCATGGGTAAAAGCGTTCTACTAGTTGAAAAACGCCTTATTTTATTGTAGATATACCAATAAGCTATATCGCTTAACTCTCCATTTTTTCCGTTTATAAAGGTTTTTAAAACATATTTTAAAAGATAGGCTACAACTCCGCCGATATTTCCTTTAAATTCTGTTTTTATATCTGTTTTTGTTTTAAAATATCTTTTGGCTAGTTTTACAAATCTTTCTTTATATTTACTTGGTATAAATAAAACAATATGAGCGTGACAACTACCATCTAAAAAAGGCTCATAAGTTCTTAAAAAAATCATTCTTTCTTTAAATTCTTTTTTAATATCTTTAAAAATACCGTGATTTAAAAATCTACGCCAAACATCTGTTAAATACTCCCTACTTTTTTGTATATAGTATTTATCGCCGTTAAATTTAGGATTATCAACAAGCTTATAAGTGTCTTTAGATTTTAGTTTTACTTGCTTTAAAGGTTTCAAATAGCTAGGCGGTGTAAGAGTGATAAAAATAGGTGTATCAAAGCCTTTATTTTTAGCAATTTTACGCATTGTATTAATACGGTTATATAATTCTGCGTGATATTTTTGTGGTTGAATATTTGCAGCCATAGAACAATCAAATAAGGTAACTTCATTTACTCCATCAATTTCAATGTAAGAGTTTTTTAAATAATTGATATTTTTTTCAAGCTGGTTTTTAACAATAGATCTTATTTTAGGTGTAACACCGTAAGCAAAATTTAACTTTTCAAAATGAGAATTAAAAAGGTAAAATTTGCTATCTTTTTTATAAACATTCATTTTAAATCGCCTCTATTGTGATCGTTAAAACATTAGATGATTTTTTTGTAAATTCATAACTGAAAAGATATTTTAAAAGCCAAATATCTTTTAAAATAGGTATTCCACTTCTGTATTTAAAATCGTTTTCTTGATTGATACCTGATAAAACTAATACATCACCTTTATTAAGAGTATAATTACTTCTTAATTCTTTTTTCTTTGTAACTGGAGTTAAAGAATTTTGATCTAATAAACTATCAAATACCAAATGCAGATCAAAATCTATATAATCATCAAAAATAACTGGTTTTATAGTAAGCTTTAAGCCTACATCTCTATACTCGTAAGAGTTTTGTGAGCTAGTGCCTGATTGTGTGTATTTTGAATTTG from Campylobacter ureolyticus includes:
- a CDS encoding replication endonuclease, with the translated sequence MNVYKKDSKFYLFNSHFEKLNFAYGVTPKIRSIVKNQLEKNINYLKNSYIEIDGVNEVTLFDCSMAANIQPQKYHAELYNRINTMRKIAKNKGFDTPIFITLTPPSYLKPLKQVKLKSKDTYKLVDNPKFNGDKYYIQKSREYLTDVWRRFLNHGIFKDIKKEFKERMIFLRTYEPFLDGSCHAHIVLFIPSKYKERFVKLAKRYFKTKTDIKTEFKGNIGGVVAYLLKYVLKTFINGKNGELSDIAYWYIYNKIRRFSTSRTLLPMHFYRKIKGRDFLQDLEEMTNLYNNGYISCDLIADPFKMASGEKMLSTDFTIDAIIVSINGFYETIHYVAYKRNQSVKLVLPDKEIGINGLQAKLQKPTAKAKDLRQYNKSVSRNMAMSKKELQHFYRYDNVKEKNYYTMSDFEIVQEYLYLTNFYNDEFNNPVKLAILENEMLDRDLNNFTGETTYHYIGDSDELYNKFIDKEKMFLDF